In Clupea harengus chromosome 13, Ch_v2.0.2, whole genome shotgun sequence, one DNA window encodes the following:
- the polh gene encoding DNA polymerase eta isoform X1, translating to MLDVQRHRVVYVTFLVRKEQSMEYGTERVVALVDMDCFYVQVEQRINPELKNKPCVVAQYKTWKGGGIIAVSYEARAHGVTKNMWADDAKKLCPDLQVARVRESHGKADLTPYREASVEVIEVMSRFAVIERASIDEAYMDLTASVKQRLRNMEDQQIEPHLLTATFIQGYPQATTSQEETEHAALDKDALRSQGLGQWLASLPPTTQTDSAELQLAVGAIIVEEMRAAVEQCTGFQCSAGISHNKVLSKLVCGLNKPNRQTVLPLSSVTQLFSSLPISKIRNLGGKLGASITETLEVENIGELTKFTQGHLAQHFGLKHGQWLYDLCRGVDFEPVKPRHLPKSIGCSKNFQGKTSLATKEQVQHWLQQLALELEERLIKDREMNGRVAKLLTVGVKQAGETTPSSFSRCCALARYEANKISTDSFAIIKSLNSAGNHQQAWSPPLTLLHLSASKFSDAPTASSGGIGTFFSSEVISSQKLSSFSPSAGLARQPTPKRPGMIESFFQNASKKRKEDHVELSEEGENELKDSGEEEKSCSESNASTSSSLQGGISSFFQKKQVPTSATTTADGSSVVTGQAVDSSQSHEHVITQSDKKTYVHTSDSLCGVPEHSSLPEAALSFSTEDYLTCDRCGQAVLAWEMPEHTDYHFAQDLQNSFSSPLPSPSSSNQIPANRSKTHAGPRSKTSPASCSRTLSSGPLRPQAKKPKTVGTVVTLDSFFKKS from the exons ATGTTAGATGTTCAAAGACACCGTGTAGTTTATGTTACATTCCTTGTAAG AAAAGAGCAGTCGATGGAGTATGGGACAGAAAGAGTTGTTGCGCTGGTCGATATGGACTGCTTTTATGTACAGGTAGAACAACGGATCAACCCAGAATTGAAGAATAAGCCGTGTGTTGTGGCTCAGTACAAGACATGGAAGGGAGGCGG AATCATTGCGGTGAGTTATGAAGCGAGAGCACATGGGGTCACCAAAAACATGTGGGCAGATGATGCCAAAAAATTATGTCCAGACCTCCAGGTGGCAAGAGTGAGGGAGTCTCACGGGAAGGCAGATCTTACTCC CTACAGGGAAGCAAGTGTGGAGGTCATTGAGGTGATGTCCCGCTTTGCTGTGATTGAGAGGGCCAGTATTGATGAAGCCTACATGGACCTTACAGCCAGTGTAAAGCAGCGCCTTAGGAACATGGAAGATCAACAGATTGAGCCACACCTCCTGACCGCCACCTTTATTCAGGGATATCCCCAGGCCACCACCAGCCAGGAGGAGACAGAACACGCTGCATTAGATAAAG ATGCGCTCAGATCACAGGGCCTTGGCCAGTGGCTGGCCTCCCTGCCCCCAACAACGCAGACGGACAGTGCAGAGCTGCAGCTGGCTGTGGGTGCTATCATTGTAGAAGAGATGAGAGCTGCAGTTGAGCAGTGCACTGGCTTTCAGTGCTCAGCGGGCATATCCCACAACAAG gtcctGTCCAAGCTTGTTTGTGGCCTGAACAAACCCAACCGCCAAACAGTACTTCCCCTCAGCTCAGTTACCCAACTCTTCAGCAGTCTCCCCATCAGCAAAAT TCGCAATCTCGGAGGCAAACTGGGAGCCTCCATCACAGAGACTCTGGAAGTGGAGAACATCGGAGAGCTGACAAAGTTCACTCAGGGCCACCTGGCTCAGCACTTTGGACTGAAACATGG TCAGTGGCTTTATGACCTGTGCAGAGGGGTCGATTTTGAGCCCGTGAAGCCTAGACACCTGCCTAAATCCATCGGCTGCAGCAAAAACTTTCAAGGAAAGACGTCTCTCGCCACCAAAGAGCAG GTTCAGCACTGGCTTCAACAGCTAGCTTTGGAATTGGAGGAAAGACTGATCAAAGATAGGGAGATG AACGGACGTGTGGCTAAGCTTCTGACTGTGGGAGTGAAGCAGGCCGGAGAAACAACACCTAGCAGTTTCTCTCGATGCTGTGCTTTGGCACGATATGAAGCAAACAAGATCTCCACTGATAGTTTTGCAATAATTAAGAGCCTGAATAGTGCTGGAAACCACCAGCAAGCCTG gtcccctcccctcaccctgCTCCACCTCTCTGCCAGTAAGTTCAGTGATGCTCCCACAGCTTCATCTGGGGGAATCGGCACTTTTTTTAGCAGTGAGGTCATTTCCTCCCAGAAACTTTCATCCTTCAGTCCATCTGCTGGTTTAGCAAGACAACCAACACCAAAGAGACCAGGAATGATCGAGTCCTTCTTTCAGAATGCCtcaaagaagagaaaggaagaccATGTTGAACTTTCAGAGGAGggtgaaaatgaactgaaagacagtggagaggaggaaaaaagttGCTCTGAAAGCAATGCCTCCACCTCATCTAGCTTGCAAGGAGGaatatcttctttttttcagaAGAAACAAGTCCCCACTTCTGCCACCACCACAGCTGATGGTTCTAGTGTTGTGACTGGCCAGGCAGTGGATTCTTCTCAGAGTCATGAACATGTTATTACTCAATCTGATAAAAAGACATATGTGCATACCAGTGATAGCCTGTGTGGTGTTCCAGAACATTCCTCTCTTCCTGAGGCTGCTCTGAGCTTCTCCACAGAAGACTATTTAACTTGTGATCGCTGTGGCCAGGCAGTGCTGGCTTGGGAGATGCCAGAGCACACAGACTACCATTTTGCACAAGATTTACAGAACTCCTTTTCCTCCCCCTTACCTTCTCCTTCCTCATCCAATCAGATCCCAGCTAACCGGTCCAAAACTCATGCTGGTCCTAGGTCTAAGACATCACCGGCCTCCTGTAGTAGAACTCTCAGCAGTGGCCCCTTAAGACCTCAGGCCAAAAAGCCAAAGACAGTGGGCACTGTTGTTACTCTCGATTCCTTCTTCAAAAAGAGTTAG
- the polh gene encoding DNA polymerase eta isoform X2 — protein MEYGTERVVALVDMDCFYVQVEQRINPELKNKPCVVAQYKTWKGGGIIAVSYEARAHGVTKNMWADDAKKLCPDLQVARVRESHGKADLTPYREASVEVIEVMSRFAVIERASIDEAYMDLTASVKQRLRNMEDQQIEPHLLTATFIQGYPQATTSQEETEHAALDKDALRSQGLGQWLASLPPTTQTDSAELQLAVGAIIVEEMRAAVEQCTGFQCSAGISHNKVLSKLVCGLNKPNRQTVLPLSSVTQLFSSLPISKIRNLGGKLGASITETLEVENIGELTKFTQGHLAQHFGLKHGQWLYDLCRGVDFEPVKPRHLPKSIGCSKNFQGKTSLATKEQVQHWLQQLALELEERLIKDREMNGRVAKLLTVGVKQAGETTPSSFSRCCALARYEANKISTDSFAIIKSLNSAGNHQQAWSPPLTLLHLSASKFSDAPTASSGGIGTFFSSEVISSQKLSSFSPSAGLARQPTPKRPGMIESFFQNASKKRKEDHVELSEEGENELKDSGEEEKSCSESNASTSSSLQGGISSFFQKKQVPTSATTTADGSSVVTGQAVDSSQSHEHVITQSDKKTYVHTSDSLCGVPEHSSLPEAALSFSTEDYLTCDRCGQAVLAWEMPEHTDYHFAQDLQNSFSSPLPSPSSSNQIPANRSKTHAGPRSKTSPASCSRTLSSGPLRPQAKKPKTVGTVVTLDSFFKKS, from the exons ATGGAGTATGGGACAGAAAGAGTTGTTGCGCTGGTCGATATGGACTGCTTTTATGTACAGGTAGAACAACGGATCAACCCAGAATTGAAGAATAAGCCGTGTGTTGTGGCTCAGTACAAGACATGGAAGGGAGGCGG AATCATTGCGGTGAGTTATGAAGCGAGAGCACATGGGGTCACCAAAAACATGTGGGCAGATGATGCCAAAAAATTATGTCCAGACCTCCAGGTGGCAAGAGTGAGGGAGTCTCACGGGAAGGCAGATCTTACTCC CTACAGGGAAGCAAGTGTGGAGGTCATTGAGGTGATGTCCCGCTTTGCTGTGATTGAGAGGGCCAGTATTGATGAAGCCTACATGGACCTTACAGCCAGTGTAAAGCAGCGCCTTAGGAACATGGAAGATCAACAGATTGAGCCACACCTCCTGACCGCCACCTTTATTCAGGGATATCCCCAGGCCACCACCAGCCAGGAGGAGACAGAACACGCTGCATTAGATAAAG ATGCGCTCAGATCACAGGGCCTTGGCCAGTGGCTGGCCTCCCTGCCCCCAACAACGCAGACGGACAGTGCAGAGCTGCAGCTGGCTGTGGGTGCTATCATTGTAGAAGAGATGAGAGCTGCAGTTGAGCAGTGCACTGGCTTTCAGTGCTCAGCGGGCATATCCCACAACAAG gtcctGTCCAAGCTTGTTTGTGGCCTGAACAAACCCAACCGCCAAACAGTACTTCCCCTCAGCTCAGTTACCCAACTCTTCAGCAGTCTCCCCATCAGCAAAAT TCGCAATCTCGGAGGCAAACTGGGAGCCTCCATCACAGAGACTCTGGAAGTGGAGAACATCGGAGAGCTGACAAAGTTCACTCAGGGCCACCTGGCTCAGCACTTTGGACTGAAACATGG TCAGTGGCTTTATGACCTGTGCAGAGGGGTCGATTTTGAGCCCGTGAAGCCTAGACACCTGCCTAAATCCATCGGCTGCAGCAAAAACTTTCAAGGAAAGACGTCTCTCGCCACCAAAGAGCAG GTTCAGCACTGGCTTCAACAGCTAGCTTTGGAATTGGAGGAAAGACTGATCAAAGATAGGGAGATG AACGGACGTGTGGCTAAGCTTCTGACTGTGGGAGTGAAGCAGGCCGGAGAAACAACACCTAGCAGTTTCTCTCGATGCTGTGCTTTGGCACGATATGAAGCAAACAAGATCTCCACTGATAGTTTTGCAATAATTAAGAGCCTGAATAGTGCTGGAAACCACCAGCAAGCCTG gtcccctcccctcaccctgCTCCACCTCTCTGCCAGTAAGTTCAGTGATGCTCCCACAGCTTCATCTGGGGGAATCGGCACTTTTTTTAGCAGTGAGGTCATTTCCTCCCAGAAACTTTCATCCTTCAGTCCATCTGCTGGTTTAGCAAGACAACCAACACCAAAGAGACCAGGAATGATCGAGTCCTTCTTTCAGAATGCCtcaaagaagagaaaggaagaccATGTTGAACTTTCAGAGGAGggtgaaaatgaactgaaagacagtggagaggaggaaaaaagttGCTCTGAAAGCAATGCCTCCACCTCATCTAGCTTGCAAGGAGGaatatcttctttttttcagaAGAAACAAGTCCCCACTTCTGCCACCACCACAGCTGATGGTTCTAGTGTTGTGACTGGCCAGGCAGTGGATTCTTCTCAGAGTCATGAACATGTTATTACTCAATCTGATAAAAAGACATATGTGCATACCAGTGATAGCCTGTGTGGTGTTCCAGAACATTCCTCTCTTCCTGAGGCTGCTCTGAGCTTCTCCACAGAAGACTATTTAACTTGTGATCGCTGTGGCCAGGCAGTGCTGGCTTGGGAGATGCCAGAGCACACAGACTACCATTTTGCACAAGATTTACAGAACTCCTTTTCCTCCCCCTTACCTTCTCCTTCCTCATCCAATCAGATCCCAGCTAACCGGTCCAAAACTCATGCTGGTCCTAGGTCTAAGACATCACCGGCCTCCTGTAGTAGAACTCTCAGCAGTGGCCCCTTAAGACCTCAGGCCAAAAAGCCAAAGACAGTGGGCACTGTTGTTACTCTCGATTCCTTCTTCAAAAAGAGTTAG